A region of Synergistaceae bacterium DNA encodes the following proteins:
- the rpsD gene encoding 30S ribosomal protein S4 has translation MATRREPRFKLCRHLGVNVCGHPKALKRADTKKNASASAARTGQKVSQYGLQLLEKQKIKAYYGILERQFARYFNEASKSDEMTGVALLKALECRLDNLVYRTGFARSIRQARQLVTHGHILVNGSKVDIPSYGVKVNDVISLKEKTRTNPLVESNFTGLVSFNVPYLEKDKAQFSAKLIREPMREELPIDVTEILAVELYSK, from the coding sequence ATGGCAACACGAAGAGAACCCAGATTCAAATTATGCCGTCATCTTGGCGTTAATGTCTGCGGTCATCCCAAGGCGTTAAAGAGGGCTGACACAAAGAAGAACGCCTCAGCAAGCGCGGCGCGTACAGGGCAGAAGGTCTCACAGTACGGCCTTCAGCTTTTGGAGAAGCAGAAAATCAAAGCGTACTACGGAATATTAGAGCGTCAGTTCGCACGGTATTTCAATGAGGCCAGCAAGAGCGACGAAATGACCGGCGTAGCTCTCCTCAAAGCTCTTGAGTGCAGGCTTGACAATCTCGTTTACCGCACGGGGTTCGCCCGCTCGATTCGCCAGGCTCGCCAGCTTGTAACGCACGGGCATATACTCGTCAACGGCTCAAAGGTAGATATTCCGTCATACGGCGTGAAGGTCAACGATGTAATCAGCCTCAAGGAAAAGACACGCACGAATCCCCTTGTCGAGTCAAATTTCACGGGGCTTGTGTCGTTCAATGTCCCCTATCTTGAGAAGGATAAAGCACAGTTCAGCGCGAAATTAATCCGTGAGCCTATGCGCGAGGAATTACCGATTGATGTAACAGAAATACTTGCGGTCGAGTTGTATTCAAAGTAA
- the carB gene encoding carbamoyl-phosphate synthase large subunit: MASPQRSDIHKILIIGSGPIVIGQACEFDYSGTQACKALRSLGYEVVLVNSNPATIMTDPEMADITYIEPLNPERLEAIIARERPDALLPNLGGQSGLNLCAELSKAGILAKYNVEVIGVQADAIERGEDRIEFKKTMNALNIDMAKSQVAYSVDEALNIAETLGYPVVLRPAYTMGGAGGGLVYNREELRTVCERGLQASIVHQVLVEESVLGWEELELEVVRDKDNNMITVCFIENVDPMGVHTGDSFCVAPMLTISTELQSRLQEMAYRIVEHIGVIGGTNVQFAHDPKTDRVIVIEINPRTSRSSALASKATGFPIALVSAKLAAGLTLADIPCGKYGSLDKYKPGGDYVVVKFARWAFEKFKGVQDKLGTQMRAVGEVMSIGKNFREALQKAVRSLEKDRYGLGHVKNFASLTKSELLGMLEYPTSERYFVMYEALRKGATVDEIHALTHVKAYFIEEIKALADEEEYILTFSGKNLPDDVLIQAKKDGFSDRYLAGLLNLSEQAIRERRESLGLIEHWEGVHVSGTEDGAYYYSSYTHPATTPPRPLRDPSLPSPFAGEAGIPASLSSPLSRVELKGGEPREEIQGGNSSRKIMILGGGPNRIGQGIEFDYCCVHAAQSLRRLGFETIIVNCNPETVSTDYDTSDKLYFEPLTLEDVLSIYREEKPAGVIAQFGGQTPLNLASELERNGVKILGTSPEIIDLAEDRGRFKSVMDSLNIPMPESGMAATLDETREVVSRIGYPVMVRPSYVLGGRGMEIVYDEESLAAYVNAAVGVTPDRPILIDRFLNHALECEADAICDGTHAYVPAVMEHIELAGIHSGDSACFLPSRHISPEALATIKDYTRKIAEAMHVVGLMNIQYAIEAGKVFVLEANPRASRTVPLVSKVCGIKMVPLAVEAITHELTGRPSPLESLKERVIPYYGVKESVFPFNMFQEVDPVLGPEMRSTGEVLGLASMPGEAFFKAEEAAGGSLPLSGTVLFAVSDSDKKDIVPIAQKFSYAGFRILATVGTFEALRYSGVECECVGHGRPDILDRVINGDVQMIINTPREKALTESGSILRRSAVKMGIPYVTTLAAADAAIEGIMTVKARGTNSQSLKSIKEWHDLIH; this comes from the coding sequence ATGGCATCACCTCAGCGCAGCGACATACACAAAATATTAATCATCGGCTCCGGCCCTATAGTGATTGGGCAGGCGTGTGAGTTCGATTATTCCGGGACTCAGGCTTGCAAGGCTCTGCGTTCACTGGGATATGAAGTAGTGCTAGTGAACTCCAACCCCGCCACAATCATGACAGATCCCGAAATGGCCGACATTACCTACATTGAGCCGCTAAACCCCGAACGCCTCGAAGCCATAATAGCCCGCGAGCGTCCTGACGCATTATTGCCGAACTTGGGCGGGCAGTCCGGGCTGAACCTTTGCGCCGAACTCAGCAAGGCCGGAATCCTCGCAAAATACAATGTTGAAGTTATCGGCGTACAGGCTGACGCAATCGAACGCGGAGAAGACCGCATAGAGTTCAAGAAGACAATGAACGCGCTTAATATCGACATGGCCAAATCTCAGGTCGCGTACTCCGTTGATGAGGCACTGAATATCGCTGAGACACTCGGCTACCCTGTTGTTTTGCGCCCGGCTTACACTATGGGCGGGGCCGGGGGCGGACTCGTCTACAACCGTGAAGAATTGCGGACAGTCTGCGAAAGAGGATTACAGGCAAGCATTGTCCATCAAGTTTTGGTTGAAGAGTCGGTGCTAGGCTGGGAGGAATTAGAGTTAGAGGTTGTCCGCGACAAAGACAACAACATGATTACAGTGTGCTTCATTGAGAATGTTGACCCAATGGGAGTCCACACCGGCGACTCATTCTGCGTTGCCCCTATGCTGACGATAAGCACTGAATTACAGTCCCGGCTTCAGGAAATGGCGTACAGAATCGTGGAGCATATCGGCGTTATCGGCGGGACAAATGTACAGTTCGCGCATGACCCGAAAACAGACCGCGTTATAGTGATTGAGATTAACCCGCGCACATCCCGGTCATCGGCTCTTGCGTCAAAGGCTACGGGCTTCCCGATTGCGCTTGTGTCGGCGAAACTTGCGGCGGGACTCACTCTCGCGGATATACCCTGCGGGAAATATGGCAGTCTCGACAAGTACAAGCCGGGCGGTGATTATGTTGTCGTGAAGTTTGCGCGGTGGGCGTTCGAGAAATTCAAGGGAGTGCAGGACAAACTTGGGACTCAAATGCGGGCAGTCGGCGAAGTTATGAGCATAGGCAAGAATTTCCGGGAGGCACTGCAGAAGGCTGTCCGCTCTCTTGAGAAAGACCGCTACGGACTCGGCCATGTGAAAAATTTTGCCTCCCTCACGAAATCCGAATTACTAGGAATGCTCGAATATCCCACGAGTGAGCGATATTTTGTGATGTATGAGGCACTGAGGAAGGGCGCGACAGTTGACGAGATTCACGCGCTGACTCACGTGAAAGCATATTTCATTGAGGAAATCAAAGCTCTTGCTGACGAGGAAGAATACATACTCACATTCAGTGGGAAAAATCTTCCTGATGATGTATTGATTCAGGCAAAGAAAGACGGATTTTCTGACCGCTATTTAGCCGGACTGCTCAATCTCAGCGAACAGGCCATCAGGGAACGCCGCGAATCTCTCGGACTCATTGAGCACTGGGAAGGAGTCCACGTAAGCGGGACAGAGGACGGAGCATATTACTACTCATCATATACCCATCCGGCAACGACCCCTCCGCGACCCCTCCGCGACCCCTCCCTGCCCTCCCCTTTCGCAGGGGAGGCAGGAATCCCGGCGAGTCTCTCGTCCCCCCTGTCAAGGGTGGAATTAAAGGGGGGTGAACCTCGCGAGGAGATACAGGGGGGTAACTCCTCACGCAAAATTATGATACTCGGAGGAGGCCCGAACAGAATCGGACAGGGAATCGAGTTCGATTACTGCTGTGTTCACGCCGCGCAGAGTCTCCGCAGACTTGGCTTTGAGACGATAATCGTCAACTGCAACCCCGAAACAGTCAGCACAGATTACGACACGAGCGACAAGCTATATTTCGAGCCTCTCACGCTTGAGGATGTTCTCAGCATTTACCGCGAGGAGAAGCCCGCCGGAGTCATCGCGCAGTTCGGAGGGCAGACACCGTTAAATTTAGCCTCAGAGCTTGAGCGGAACGGAGTCAAAATTCTCGGAACATCCCCCGAAATCATAGACCTTGCCGAAGACCGGGGGCGGTTCAAATCAGTGATGGACTCGCTGAATATTCCCATGCCTGAGTCGGGAATGGCTGCAACTCTCGATGAGACGCGAGAAGTCGTAAGCAGAATCGGTTATCCCGTCATGGTGAGGCCGTCTTACGTTCTCGGCGGGCGCGGTATGGAGATCGTTTACGATGAGGAGAGCCTAGCCGCTTACGTCAACGCCGCTGTAGGTGTTACACCTGACAGGCCGATACTGATTGACCGCTTCTTGAATCACGCGCTTGAATGTGAAGCCGATGCCATCTGCGACGGGACTCACGCTTACGTCCCCGCCGTCATGGAACATATAGAGCTTGCCGGGATTCATTCGGGCGATTCGGCATGTTTTCTCCCGTCAAGACACATTTCACCCGAAGCATTAGCGACAATAAAAGACTACACGCGCAAAATCGCTGAGGCCATGCACGTTGTAGGACTCATGAATATACAGTACGCGATTGAGGCGGGAAAAGTTTTCGTGCTTGAGGCGAATCCGAGAGCGTCAAGAACTGTCCCGCTTGTGTCGAAAGTCTGCGGGATTAAGATGGTTCCGCTTGCTGTCGAGGCAATTACGCACGAATTAACCGGAAGGCCGTCCCCGCTTGAGAGTCTCAAAGAGAGAGTCATACCCTATTACGGCGTGAAGGAATCCGTTTTCCCGTTCAACATGTTTCAGGAGGTTGACCCAGTTTTAGGGCCTGAGATGAGATCTACGGGCGAGGTTCTCGGACTTGCGTCAATGCCGGGCGAGGCGTTCTTCAAGGCAGAGGAAGCCGCCGGAGGAAGCCTGCCTTTGTCGGGGACTGTGCTATTTGCCGTGAGTGATTCCGACAAGAAGGACATTGTACCCATCGCGCAGAAATTCAGCTATGCGGGGTTCAGGATTCTTGCGACTGTGGGAACGTTCGAGGCTCTGAGATATTCCGGCGTTGAGTGCGAATGCGTGGGACATGGCCGCCCTGACATATTAGACCGCGTAATCAACGGCGATGTTCAGATGATAATCAATACCCCGCGTGAGAAGGCTCTCACGGAATCGGGAAGCATTCTGAGACGGAGCGCGGTGAAAATGGGCATACCGTATGTTACGACACTTGCGGCGGCTGACGCTGCTATAGAGGGAATTATGACGGTGAAAGCCCGCGGGACTAATTCCCAGTCTCTGAAGTCCATAAAGGAATGGCATGACCTGATACATTAA
- the metK gene encoding methionine adenosyltransferase, translating to MADSFIFSSESVTEGHPDKVADQISDAVLDAILTEDPAGRVACETLVSTGFAVIAGEITTKAHIDIQKIARETINGIGYTNADYGFDGNSCAVFVAIDEQSGDIAQGVDDAIEVRGSGAGEEDVSKIGAGDQGMMFGYATNETEEFMPMPIALSHALARQLAKIRKDGTLSYLRPDGKTQVSLRYENRKAVHADTIVVSTQHDPSASLETIREDMISRVIKPIIPANLIDKDTRIFVNPTGRFVKGGPAADSGLTGRKIIVDTYGGWVPHGGGAFSGKDPTKVDRSGAYMTRYAAKNIVAAGLADECQIQVAYAIGVAEPVSLNVNTFGTGKIDEGKIASLLREYFDFRPAAIIRDLGLRKPQYKALAAYGHMGRIDLPVLPGWEKTDRADALRKAAGI from the coding sequence ATGGCAGACAGCTTCATATTCTCATCCGAGTCAGTAACAGAAGGACACCCCGACAAGGTAGCGGATCAGATTTCGGACGCAGTACTTGACGCAATACTCACGGAAGACCCCGCAGGCCGTGTAGCGTGTGAGACTCTCGTGTCGACCGGGTTCGCGGTGATTGCAGGCGAGATTACGACAAAGGCACATATTGACATCCAGAAGATTGCCCGCGAGACGATAAACGGAATCGGCTACACGAATGCGGATTACGGTTTTGACGGAAATTCTTGCGCTGTATTCGTCGCGATAGATGAGCAGTCCGGGGACATAGCGCAGGGAGTTGACGATGCTATAGAAGTCCGGGGTTCAGGCGCGGGAGAAGAAGACGTGTCGAAAATCGGCGCAGGGGATCAGGGAATGATGTTCGGTTACGCCACGAACGAGACAGAAGAATTTATGCCCATGCCCATAGCCTTGTCCCATGCGTTAGCCCGTCAGCTCGCGAAAATCCGCAAGGACGGAACATTGTCATATCTCAGGCCGGACGGAAAGACTCAAGTCTCACTCCGCTACGAAAACCGCAAGGCCGTCCACGCTGACACAATCGTAGTCTCAACACAGCATGACCCCTCCGCAAGCCTCGAAACAATCCGGGAAGATATGATTTCCCGCGTCATAAAGCCGATAATCCCCGCGAATCTCATCGACAAGGACACGCGGATATTCGTGAATCCTACGGGGCGTTTCGTGAAGGGAGGCCCCGCGGCTGACTCAGGTCTCACAGGGCGGAAGATTATCGTTGACACTTACGGCGGATGGGTTCCGCACGGGGGCGGAGCGTTCTCCGGGAAAGACCCGACAAAGGTCGACAGAAGCGGCGCATACATGACACGTTACGCGGCGAAAAATATTGTTGCGGCGGGGCTTGCTGACGAGTGCCAGATTCAGGTGGCCTACGCCATAGGAGTCGCCGAGCCTGTATCGCTGAACGTCAACACATTCGGCACGGGGAAAATTGACGAGGGAAAAATAGCGTCATTGCTCCGGGAATATTTCGATTTCCGCCCGGCTGCTATCATCCGTGATTTAGGTCTCAGGAAGCCTCAGTACAAAGCACTTGCGGCGTATGGGCATATGGGAAGAATTGATTTGCCCGTCCTGCCCGGCTGGGAGAAAACCGACAGGGCCGACGCTCTCAGGAAAGCCGCGGGAATTTAG